From one Nitrospira sp. MA-1 genomic stretch:
- the treS gene encoding maltose alpha-D-glucosyltransferase, translating to MIVDTLENDSLWYKDAIIYELHVRAFCDSNADGIGDFKGLTQKLDYLQDLGVTAIWLLPFCSSPLRDDGYDISDYTNIHSQYGTRRDFQAFVREAHRRGLRVITELVVNHTSDQHPWFQRARKAPPGSKWRNWYVWSETPELYSDTRIIFKDTEHSNWSWDPVAKAYFWHRFFSHQPDLNYDNPEVRKAIFGVLDFWLELGVDGLRLDAVPYLFEREGTNCENLPETHAFLKTLRTHVDKKFKNRFFLAEANQWPEDAAAYFGQGDECHMNFHFPLMPRLFMSMQMEDRFPIIDILDQTPAIPESCQWGLFLRNHDELTLEMVTDEERDYMYRVFAHDKQARINLGIRRRLTPLLGNDRKKIELMYSLLFSMPGTPCIYYGEEIGMGDNFYLGDRNGVRTPMQWSADRNAGFSYGNPQKLYLPIIIDPEYHYEAVNVELQQNNAQSPLWWMKRIVSLRKRYKVFGRGSIEFLHPSNRKVLVFLRRYQDETILVAVNLSRHAQWVELDLAEFKGRRPMTLFGRSKFPAIGDLPYLLTLSGHAFYWFALEPVESKQLDSQGKTEQGLPTITIPKDWDNLIHKREKVKLENVLPQYLQGRRWFGGKARTMQFVEITEAIPLPQEDPLAVLALIRVEYTEGEPETYLLPLKYLPAEHMAPLVDSPAAIARVRVKMKDGDQEGLLIDAMWDREFQKMLLDSISRNRRFTGPVGDLVTQATKIFRRQLQKEVPTLEPTLLKGEQSNSSVLFGHDFILKLYRRAEVGVNPDFEIGRFLTNKGFPHIAPLAGAIEYQRDNGDLLTFGILQKFMQNEGDAWKFTLDELSRYLEEALTHSTAITDSSIPQKSLMALVDEEIPTGAREWIGPYLEEARLLGLRTGELHAALASDSDDSEFKPEPFTDFYRRGLYQSMLGTVNMNFPLLRTQVKGLQEPVQTLAKHVLEGEGRLRKRLLNIRDRKLTCTRIRCHGDYHLGQVLYTGKDFIIIDFEGEPARPLNVRRLKESPLRDVAGMLRSFHYAALASSIGLVEGVRPEDFSLLEPWARYWQRWVSVSYLKAYLSIKEVRDILPPSSDDIQILLNGYLLQKAIYELGYELNNRPDWVRIPLDGILQILEVD from the coding sequence ATGATTGTCGACACACTCGAGAATGATTCGCTGTGGTACAAAGATGCCATTATTTATGAACTCCATGTTCGGGCGTTTTGCGATAGTAACGCCGATGGCATCGGTGATTTCAAAGGGCTTACCCAGAAACTCGATTATCTCCAGGATCTGGGTGTGACCGCGATCTGGCTTCTCCCCTTTTGCTCATCTCCCCTCCGGGACGATGGCTATGACATTTCCGACTACACAAATATTCATTCACAGTATGGAACCAGGCGTGACTTCCAGGCGTTTGTCCGGGAGGCCCACCGCCGTGGATTACGGGTGATTACAGAATTAGTGGTCAATCACACCTCAGACCAACACCCCTGGTTTCAGCGCGCACGGAAAGCTCCCCCCGGCAGTAAATGGCGAAATTGGTACGTCTGGAGTGAGACCCCTGAACTGTATTCCGATACCCGCATTATTTTCAAAGATACCGAACATTCAAACTGGTCCTGGGATCCCGTGGCCAAAGCGTATTTCTGGCATCGTTTTTTTTCTCATCAGCCGGACCTGAATTACGACAACCCCGAGGTGCGAAAGGCAATCTTTGGGGTCCTGGATTTCTGGCTGGAATTGGGTGTGGACGGCTTGCGATTGGATGCCGTGCCTTATCTCTTTGAGCGGGAAGGGACCAATTGCGAAAACCTCCCGGAAACTCATGCGTTTCTCAAAACGCTGAGGACGCACGTCGATAAAAAATTCAAAAACCGGTTTTTTCTCGCGGAAGCCAATCAATGGCCGGAAGACGCCGCAGCCTATTTCGGGCAGGGCGATGAATGCCACATGAACTTCCATTTTCCCTTGATGCCCCGCCTGTTCATGTCGATGCAAATGGAAGATCGCTTTCCCATCATCGATATTTTGGACCAGACTCCTGCCATTCCGGAATCCTGCCAATGGGGGCTCTTTTTGCGCAATCACGACGAACTCACCCTGGAGATGGTGACGGATGAAGAACGTGATTACATGTACCGGGTCTTTGCCCATGACAAGCAGGCCAGGATCAATTTGGGGATCCGTCGACGCTTGACCCCGCTCCTCGGGAATGACCGTAAAAAAATTGAACTGATGTACAGCCTGTTATTTTCGATGCCAGGGACTCCATGCATTTATTACGGGGAAGAGATCGGGATGGGCGACAATTTTTATTTAGGCGACCGGAACGGGGTCCGCACTCCCATGCAATGGAGTGCCGACCGCAATGCCGGATTTTCCTATGGCAATCCACAAAAACTCTACCTGCCAATTATTATTGACCCTGAATATCATTACGAAGCCGTCAATGTCGAACTGCAACAAAATAACGCGCAATCCCCTCTCTGGTGGATGAAGCGCATCGTCTCCTTGCGGAAACGCTATAAGGTCTTCGGACGTGGATCCATTGAGTTTCTCCATCCCTCCAATCGGAAAGTCCTGGTTTTCCTCCGGCGTTATCAGGACGAAACCATTCTGGTTGCCGTGAACTTATCCCGCCACGCCCAATGGGTCGAACTCGATCTCGCGGAATTCAAAGGACGGCGCCCCATGACCTTGTTCGGACGGAGTAAATTTCCGGCCATCGGCGATTTGCCTTATCTGCTCACCCTGAGCGGGCACGCATTTTACTGGTTTGCCTTGGAACCGGTTGAATCCAAACAACTCGATTCTCAGGGGAAGACCGAACAGGGCTTACCAACCATTACCATCCCAAAAGATTGGGATAACCTCATCCATAAACGGGAAAAAGTCAAACTCGAAAATGTGTTACCTCAGTACCTGCAAGGCCGCCGGTGGTTTGGAGGCAAAGCCCGCACCATGCAATTCGTGGAAATCACGGAAGCGATCCCCCTTCCGCAAGAGGATCCCTTGGCCGTCCTCGCCCTCATCCGCGTGGAATACACCGAAGGAGAACCCGAGACATACCTTCTACCCTTGAAGTATCTCCCGGCCGAACATATGGCCCCACTGGTGGATTCTCCGGCCGCTATTGCACGGGTGCGAGTCAAAATGAAAGACGGTGACCAGGAAGGCCTACTCATCGATGCCATGTGGGATCGGGAGTTTCAAAAAATGCTATTGGACAGTATTTCCCGAAATCGCCGATTTACCGGTCCAGTGGGCGATTTGGTCACCCAAGCCACGAAAATTTTCCGGCGGCAACTTCAGAAAGAGGTCCCGACACTGGAACCCACCTTGCTCAAAGGTGAACAAAGCAACTCCTCGGTTTTGTTTGGACATGACTTCATCCTCAAGCTCTACCGACGGGCCGAAGTCGGCGTGAATCCTGACTTTGAAATCGGACGGTTTTTAACGAACAAAGGATTTCCGCACATCGCGCCCCTGGCTGGAGCCATCGAATATCAACGGGACAATGGCGATCTCCTGACGTTTGGCATCTTACAAAAATTCATGCAAAATGAAGGAGACGCCTGGAAATTCACGTTGGATGAACTGAGTCGATACTTGGAAGAAGCGCTCACCCACTCCACAGCCATCACCGACTCGTCAATTCCTCAGAAATCTCTTATGGCCCTGGTGGACGAGGAGATTCCGACGGGCGCCCGCGAATGGATTGGTCCCTATCTGGAAGAAGCACGGTTGTTGGGCCTTCGAACAGGAGAACTGCATGCTGCGCTCGCCTCCGACTCTGATGATTCCGAATTTAAACCGGAACCATTTACAGATTTTTACCGGCGGGGCTTGTATCAGAGCATGTTGGGCACGGTGAACATGAACTTTCCCCTTCTTCGCACCCAGGTCAAAGGGCTCCAGGAACCCGTGCAAACCCTGGCAAAACACGTGCTGGAAGGAGAAGGCCGCTTACGCAAACGTCTCTTAAACATACGGGACCGGAAACTCACCTGCACCCGCATCCGATGCCATGGCGACTACCATCTCGGTCAGGTGCTCTATACCGGAAAAGATTTCATCATTATTGATTTTGAGGGCGAACCGGCCAGACCATTGAATGTCAGACGACTCAAGGAATCTCCGCTGCGCGACGTCGCGGGCATGTTGCGATCCTTTCATTATGCGGCGCTTGCCTCTTCAATCGGATTGGTCGAGGGTGTTCGACCGGAAGACTTTTCCTTACTCGAACCTTGGGCCCGCTACTGGCAACGATGGGTCAGCGTCAGCTATCTCAAAGCGTATTTGTCAATCAAGGAAGTCCGTGACATTCTGCCCCCGTCCTCCGACGATATTCAAATTTTGCTGAATGGTTATTTACTCCAAAAAGCGATCTATGAACTCGGCTATGAACTCAATAACCGGCCCGATTGGGTGCGTATCCCCCTTGACGGCATTCTCCAAATTTTAGAAGTTGACTGA
- a CDS encoding mechanosensitive ion channel family protein, which yields MEDIVDPTGNMVIRYGLSTFFLFLIIVIVRMGIHHSLFRTTELSVETQRRWAVNLRNGLLFLFILGMIFIWAPQLQTFAVSVFAVAVAFVLATKEIIDCLSGSALRVLTKTYSLGDRIEIGGIRGNVVDHNALTTTVLEIGPGQTSHQYTGRAMVIPNSFIFDHPLTNETYSKKYRLHIVTVPLSTDDDWKTAERLLLQAGEEEAAPFINEARTYLKKLEGKLWLDAPSVEPRVTIQLPEPGRINLLLRVPCPTQYPSRLEQAILRKFLAEFSFAPRLITQETHSTH from the coding sequence CTTAATCATTGTCATCGTCAGGATGGGGATCCATCACAGTCTTTTCCGGACAACCGAGCTTTCCGTGGAAACACAGAGACGGTGGGCGGTCAATCTCAGAAATGGCCTGCTCTTTCTGTTTATTCTCGGGATGATTTTTATTTGGGCACCGCAACTCCAAACCTTTGCCGTCTCCGTATTTGCTGTCGCCGTGGCCTTCGTCCTGGCCACCAAGGAAATCATTGATTGCTTGAGCGGATCGGCCCTTCGAGTGCTGACCAAAACCTATTCGTTGGGTGATCGCATCGAAATTGGAGGTATTCGAGGAAACGTGGTTGACCACAACGCCCTGACGACCACGGTTCTGGAAATCGGACCAGGCCAAACCTCTCATCAATATACAGGGCGGGCCATGGTCATTCCCAACAGCTTTATTTTCGATCACCCCCTAACAAATGAAACCTATTCAAAGAAATACCGTCTCCATATTGTGACGGTTCCCTTGAGTACCGATGATGATTGGAAAACCGCCGAACGCTTGCTGCTGCAAGCCGGAGAAGAAGAAGCCGCCCCGTTTATCAATGAGGCAAGGACCTATCTCAAAAAACTCGAAGGCAAGCTGTGGTTAGACGCCCCCTCCGTTGAACCACGGGTCACCATTCAGTTGCCTGAGCCCGGCCGCATCAATTTATTACTCCGCGTCCCCTGCCCCACTCAATATCCTTCACGCCTGGAACAAGCCATCCTTCGAAAATTCCTTGCTGAATTCTCCTTTGCCCCCCGTCTCATCACACAAGAAACGCATTCCACCCATTAA